Proteins encoded within one genomic window of Polypterus senegalus isolate Bchr_013 chromosome 6, ASM1683550v1, whole genome shotgun sequence:
- the LOC120531879 gene encoding homeobox protein Hox-A2-like, which produces MNCTFEREVGFINSEPSLAECLTSFPRLGDTFQSSSIKQSSLADSTLIRHPSERGIAALNSGNSYQRERDQTSQDAERGGLDGIPVEYAWMKEKKAHKRKANSTTGTLSSASSNEDNEDYADSYTCCSPIDGSRRLRTTYTNTQLLELEKEFHYNRYLCRPRRIEIAALLDLTERQVKVWFQNRRMKHKRQSRFKQGKVFEEKHSFENNADDQQMIGSPRAMLNQDCGENRRRGLANNDNELNVPGPFSESSNHEELLMTNETDFSLTNLKNYPSATDSPESFIMTTMDDLDSLSIEPLTINPPKLSVFDNDQEGVPCDTFNFLVESICTTEFHQLSL; this is translated from the exons ATGAACTGTACTTTTGAGCGAGAGGTTGGATTTATCAACAGCGAGCCTTCTTTAGCGGAATGCCTCACATCCTTTCCTCGTCTGGGCGACACATTTCAAAGTTCATCAATCAAGCAGTCATCGCTTGCAGATTCAACACTGATTCGCCATCCCTCTGAACGAGGCATTGCTGCTCTGAACTCTGGAAACTCATATCAAAGGGAAAGAGACCAAACTTCGCAAGATGCTGAGAGAGGAGGTTTGGATGGCATACCCGTGGAATATGCCTGGATGAAAGAGAAGAAAGCgcataaaagaaaagcaaactcaACGACGGGGACTCTGTCCTCCGCATCTTCAAACGAAG ACAATGAAGACTATGCGGACAGCTACACATGCTGTAGCCCCATCGATGGTTCACGACGACTAAGAACAACCTACACGAATACTCAGCTGCTGGAATTAGAGAAAGAGTTTCATTATAACAGATACCTGTGCAGACCACGCAGAATTGAAATCGCGGCTTTGTTAGATTTAACAGAGCGGCAAGTGAAAGTCTGGTTTCAGAACAGGCGCATGAAGCATAAAAGACAGTCGAGATTTAAACAAGGGAAAGTATTCGAGGAAAAACACTCTTTTGAAAATAATGCCGATGATCAGCAGATGATTGGGAGCCCTCGGGCTATGTTGAACCAAGACTGCGGAGAAAACAGAAGAAGGGGACTCGCCAACAACGATAATGAACTGAATGTCCCGGGTCCTTTTTCAGAAAGTTCAAATCATGAAGAGTTGCTGATGACAAACGAAACCGATTTTTCACTTACTAACCTGAAAAATTATCCATCTGCTACTGACAGTCCTGAAAGTTTTATTATGACCACTATGGACGATTTGGACTCACTTTCTATTGAACCTTTGACTATAAATCCACCAAAACTATCGGTGTTTGACAATGACCAAGAAGGCGTTCCTTGTGACAcctttaattttttggttgaaagtATTTGCACCACGGAATTCCATCAATTATCGTTATAA